The genomic region CTTTTTATCTTGGGCAGTTAATGACGTAAAACTGGCTATTACGAGCGCTAAAAATATAAATTTATTGGTCAACATAAGATTTCCTCTACTTTAGTAATTTTAAGTGTAGGGCTTTTACATTGATAAATGAATCGCCCTGTTTTTTCAAACATTTCAAGTTCAATTTCTTGGGTCCTGACGATAAGTTCAGTTGGCCTAAAAGAACTCGTTTAAATGGTTTTTCGTAAGTTTCACTACGTGGAACTCGATCCGGACTGTGAATCAATTCAGGGTCAAAAATTTCATTAATTCGTGCCTCAAGCCTGGCTTCGCCACATTCAATTAGCAAGTCATCACCCGCTTGCGCTGCCGTATACAAAAGCTCTACTTGATAAAGACCCTCTTCTTGAACATCTATTTCCCAAAACAAAAATGAATTCACATCATTCCAGCCTTTTACCCAAGCTTCATTGGCATATTTAGAGCTAAATTTAATCTGAGTATCACTAAAGCCTGCGTCCTGAACCGCCAATTTCGTTAGTGGAAACTCTCGATACCCGACGGGAATTAAACGATCTTTACTTGAGTCATCAATTTCGCCGAACATTTGCTTCAGTGAGACTTGCATCGCGTGATACACATCAGGCTTTATTTGGCTTAAATTAACTCTTTGTCCAGGGTCATTTACAAGGTCATACAAAGCCTTTTTAGTGGCGAGGTATTGATTGCTACGCAGACTTATTTTCTGCTTTTGTTTCGAATATAAGAAGCGATCAGCCATTTGCGGGGCTTCTCCCTTGAGCAAAGGTCTAAAACTGCGGCCATCCAACTTTTTTTCGATTTCAAAATCAATAGCTAACAAATCACAGAGCGTCGGGAGTAAATCAATATGAGTACACATCGCCTCAATTTTTAAACCCGCTTCAATTTCACCGGGCCAACGAATCAAAAAGGGGACGCGTAAGCCACCTTCATCCAGCGAACTCTTTTTACCTTTATATCCAGAGTTCCAACGCCAGCTATTGGGTCCATTATCCGATAAGTAAATCACAATCGTATTGTCTTCTAAATTAAGCTCTTTGAGTTTGGCTAACACACGCCCCAAATTCCAGTCAATATTTTCACACATCGCCAAAGCCGCCATCGTCTTTATTTTATCTTCCTTCTCGGCATAGCGTGAAGCAAATTTTAGACCACGCTTTTTCACCTTATCAAAAAATGCATCGGGAACCTGAAAGGGTGAATGAGGCGTATTGTAGGGGATATAACAAAAAAAGGGCTTATCCTTATTTTCTTCAATAAATTCTATGGCTTTATTGGTAAGGTCATCGGCAATAAAACCTTTACCCTGAACTTCTTGCCCATTATGATCCATTTTTGTGTTAAAATAATTGCTCCAATGGCCACTGCAAAATCCGTAAAATTCATCAAAGCCACGACCAAGTGGATGATAAGGATAATGAGATCCATTATGCCATTTGCCAAAACATCCCGTTGCATACCCCGCTTTCTTCAGAATATCTGCGAGGCTTACTTCATCCAAATTTAAACGCTCTTCACCCCGATCTACGCCCAGCACTCCTGTACGCCAGTGGTAGCGCCCTGTTAATAGGCTAGCACGCGTGGGTGCACAAACTGCAGAAACATAAAAACGACTAAACTGAGCCCCCTGATGAGCCAATGAATCAATATGGGGGGTCCTTATATTCGTATTGCCATGCAAGCTCAAATCACCCCAGCCTTGATCATCCGCAAGAATCAAAATTACGTTTGCTTTTCTTTCCCTCGCAAAGAGCGGAAGCATCAGCCCAAAACTAAAAAAAAGTAAGTAGATTAAAACCTTAATATCACA from Lentisphaera profundi harbors:
- a CDS encoding arylsulfatase, with the protein product MAIYSKTHLGQKTCDIKVLIYLLFFSFGLMLPLFARERKANVILILADDQGWGDLSLHGNTNIRTPHIDSLAHQGAQFSRFYVSAVCAPTRASLLTGRYHWRTGVLGVDRGEERLNLDEVSLADILKKAGYATGCFGKWHNGSHYPYHPLGRGFDEFYGFCSGHWSNYFNTKMDHNGQEVQGKGFIADDLTNKAIEFIEENKDKPFFCYIPYNTPHSPFQVPDAFFDKVKKRGLKFASRYAEKEDKIKTMAALAMCENIDWNLGRVLAKLKELNLEDNTIVIYLSDNGPNSWRWNSGYKGKKSSLDEGGLRVPFLIRWPGEIEAGLKIEAMCTHIDLLPTLCDLLAIDFEIEKKLDGRSFRPLLKGEAPQMADRFLYSKQKQKISLRSNQYLATKKALYDLVNDPGQRVNLSQIKPDVYHAMQVSLKQMFGEIDDSSKDRLIPVGYREFPLTKLAVQDAGFSDTQIKFSSKYANEAWVKGWNDVNSFLFWEIDVQEEGLYQVELLYTAAQAGDDLLIECGEARLEARINEIFDPELIHSPDRVPRSETYEKPFKRVLLGQLNLSSGPKKLNLKCLKKQGDSFINVKALHLKLLK